One genomic window of Haloferax mediterranei ATCC 33500 includes the following:
- a CDS encoding winged helix-turn-helix domain-containing protein → MTADQTTKGSADSTAEEHTGPADCAISEFDDGLVDLLAWILDTETRARIYVYLRQHPHSTSEEVAAGTGLYPSTVREALAELTEDETVERRKRKSSGAGNNPYEYVAIAPSDLVKGVSGQVQEQLNAVFNLDRHLGTDGSDETEPVTITVREE, encoded by the coding sequence ATGACTGCGGATCAGACTACCAAGGGGAGTGCGGATTCGACAGCGGAAGAACATACGGGACCTGCGGACTGTGCAATCTCCGAGTTCGATGATGGACTGGTTGATCTGCTCGCGTGGATTCTCGACACCGAGACACGAGCGCGTATCTACGTGTATCTCCGTCAGCACCCTCACTCGACGAGCGAAGAGGTCGCGGCGGGAACCGGTCTCTACCCGAGTACCGTACGCGAGGCCCTCGCCGAACTCACTGAAGACGAGACTGTCGAGCGTCGCAAGCGAAAGAGTTCCGGCGCGGGCAACAACCCTTACGAGTACGTCGCCATCGCGCCGAGCGACCTCGTCAAGGGCGTCTCCGGACAGGTCCAAGAACAGTTGAACGCCGTGTTCAATCTCGACCGACACCTCGGCACCGACGGTTCGGACGAGACCGAGCCGGTCACTATCACTGTCCGAGAGGAGTGA
- a CDS encoding glutamate--cysteine ligase produces MELGSADAFDRMGTLGVEEEFYIVDADGRPTSGIDDLVYGPEPPELLSGRLDHELFEFTIETQTPLIEDLSEVADAVTSVREALVDHASNHGYRIAAAGLHPVAKWRELDHATKPRYQAQLDRIQYPQHRNTTAGLHVHVGIDDADKAVWIANELRWYLAPLLALSANSPFWNGFDTGLASARAKIFENLPNTGMPTAFDDFDDYQQFERRMVEHGSIDDRGELWYDVRPHTGHGTVEIRTPDAQTDPDRVVDFVEYVYTLVLNLADRYESGESRTDVRREILDENKWRATRHGRDASFITPNSEGVVSLESFVETESDRLDINGLRSLFAAESGANIQRRIHDESGTDALCEYLTLD; encoded by the coding sequence ATGGAACTAGGGTCGGCGGATGCCTTCGACCGGATGGGTACGCTCGGCGTCGAAGAGGAGTTCTACATCGTCGATGCCGACGGTCGTCCCACGTCTGGCATCGACGACTTGGTTTACGGACCGGAACCCCCGGAACTGCTCTCAGGGCGACTCGACCACGAACTGTTCGAGTTCACTATCGAGACACAGACGCCTCTTATCGAGGACCTTTCTGAGGTTGCTGACGCCGTTACATCGGTTCGTGAGGCGCTCGTCGACCACGCGTCGAACCACGGGTACCGCATCGCTGCGGCCGGGCTTCATCCCGTGGCGAAGTGGCGCGAACTCGACCACGCGACAAAACCCCGGTATCAGGCGCAACTCGACCGAATTCAGTATCCACAGCACCGAAACACGACCGCCGGGCTTCACGTCCACGTCGGCATCGACGATGCGGACAAAGCCGTCTGGATTGCGAACGAACTCCGGTGGTATCTCGCACCGCTGCTTGCGCTTTCTGCTAACTCTCCGTTCTGGAACGGCTTCGATACGGGACTCGCATCTGCGCGCGCCAAAATTTTCGAGAACCTTCCGAACACCGGGATGCCGACCGCCTTCGACGATTTTGACGACTACCAGCAGTTCGAACGCCGGATGGTCGAACACGGGTCGATAGACGACCGTGGAGAACTCTGGTACGACGTGCGCCCTCACACGGGCCACGGAACGGTCGAGATTCGAACCCCGGACGCTCAGACCGACCCCGACCGAGTGGTCGACTTCGTCGAGTACGTCTACACACTCGTTTTGAACCTCGCCGACCGGTACGAGTCGGGAGAATCGAGGACAGACGTTCGACGGGAGATACTCGACGAGAACAAGTGGAGAGCAACCCGCCACGGCCGAGATGCGAGCTTTATCACCCCTAACTCCGAGGGCGTTGTCAGCCTCGAATCGTTTGTCGAGACGGAGTCCGACCGGCTTGATATAAACGGCCTTCGCTCCCTCTTCGCTGCCGAATCGGGAGCGAATATCCAGCGACGTATCCACGATGAATCCGGAACCGACGCGCTCTGTGAGTACCTCACACTCGACTGA
- a CDS encoding phosphopantetheine adenylyltransferase: MHVALGGTFDPVHDGHLALFERAFELGDVTVGLTSDELAPQTRHVDRYVRPFETRKTSLETELRPLADEYDREFEVRTLEEPTGIATEPGFDALIVSPETKTGGERVNQIREEKGLKPLQIEVVEHVPAEDGDRISSTRIVMGEIDRHGNLTPKRDGRGRKPPTGDE; this comes from the coding sequence ATGCACGTCGCGCTGGGCGGGACGTTCGACCCTGTCCACGATGGACATCTCGCACTATTCGAGCGAGCATTCGAATTGGGCGATGTCACGGTCGGACTTACGAGCGACGAACTCGCGCCACAGACCCGTCACGTCGACCGCTACGTTCGTCCGTTCGAGACACGAAAAACCAGCCTCGAAACAGAGCTTCGACCGTTGGCCGACGAGTACGACCGCGAGTTCGAGGTCCGTACACTGGAAGAACCGACCGGCATCGCAACCGAACCGGGATTCGACGCGCTCATCGTCTCACCCGAGACGAAGACGGGTGGCGAGCGGGTTAACCAGATCCGCGAGGAAAAGGGACTGAAGCCCCTCCAAATCGAGGTTGTCGAGCACGTTCCGGCCGAAGACGGCGACAGGATTTCGTCGACTCGCATCGTCATGGGCGAGATTGACCGTCACGGAAACCTCACGCCGAAGCGGGACGGTCGCGGTCGGAAGCCGCCGACAGGCGACGAATAG
- a CDS encoding DUF6517 family protein: MTSRRTVATLALAALIVMSGCIGFLTGEESLTFESEPAATDSTVASNTGYSTNGTQTFQVNRTLSVAGAERQVAASNHMTTYEKSIDLGFFGEAKLGMFSVISTPAVEVAGKARNPIGDYSNDQLVGLVDSQYQGLKDVEQVSSRDVQMLGEQANVTKYSATAKFGGQDVDVYVHVTKVRHNEDFIVAIGMYPQQLDGEEKNILELIRAVEHPSEA, encoded by the coding sequence ATGACTTCCAGACGTACGGTTGCGACCCTCGCTCTCGCAGCGCTCATTGTCATGAGTGGCTGTATCGGGTTCTTGACGGGCGAAGAGTCGCTCACGTTTGAATCCGAACCGGCCGCGACCGATTCGACAGTCGCATCGAATACCGGGTATTCGACGAACGGGACGCAGACGTTCCAGGTGAATCGCACGCTGAGCGTCGCCGGTGCAGAGCGTCAGGTCGCCGCCAGTAACCACATGACGACGTACGAGAAGTCCATCGACCTCGGCTTCTTCGGCGAGGCCAAACTCGGCATGTTTAGCGTCATCTCTACGCCTGCCGTGGAAGTCGCTGGCAAGGCACGGAACCCAATCGGCGACTACTCTAACGACCAACTGGTCGGACTCGTCGACAGCCAGTATCAGGGACTCAAGGATGTCGAACAGGTGAGTTCCCGGGATGTACAGATGCTCGGTGAGCAGGCCAACGTAACCAAGTACAGCGCCACCGCGAAATTCGGTGGGCAAGACGTCGATGTGTACGTCCACGTGACTAAGGTCCGCCACAATGAGGACTTCATCGTGGCAATCGGCATGTATCCACAGCAACTCGACGGCGAGGAGAAGAATATCCTCGAACTGATTCGCGCTGTCGAACACCCGTCCGAAGCATAA
- a CDS encoding group I truncated hemoglobin, which yields MQTQSIYSEIGGREAVEAVVSDFYDRVLADDTVAHYFDDMDMAKQHAHQVQFISAVAGGPVEYDGRDMREAHEHLNLSGEDFDAIAKHLESALRANGVDESNRETILDEVTALRAPILNQ from the coding sequence ATGCAAACGCAGTCTATCTACAGCGAAATCGGTGGCCGAGAGGCCGTCGAAGCAGTCGTATCAGACTTTTACGACCGCGTCCTCGCCGACGACACGGTTGCGCACTATTTCGACGATATGGACATGGCGAAACAGCACGCCCATCAGGTCCAGTTCATCAGTGCGGTCGCCGGCGGTCCCGTCGAGTACGACGGTCGAGATATGCGTGAAGCGCACGAACACCTCAACCTCTCTGGTGAGGACTTCGACGCCATCGCGAAGCACCTCGAATCTGCGCTTCGTGCCAACGGGGTCGACGAATCGAACAGAGAAACCATTCTCGACGAAGTGACGGCGCTCCGAGCACCGATTCTCAATCAATAA
- a CDS encoding transcription initiation factor IIB family protein, translating into MYSARDQRDNEEWLASIDAAADSLELGSEARSYASDMFLTQLPDEDRSKKAVAAASLYAGALIAGEERSQTAVAETMDVSRLSIQQRWKDLLREAGFRPPSW; encoded by the coding sequence ATGTACAGCGCCCGAGACCAACGAGACAACGAAGAGTGGTTGGCGAGCATCGACGCCGCCGCCGACAGTCTCGAACTCGGAAGCGAGGCCCGCTCGTACGCCTCGGATATGTTTCTCACGCAGCTCCCGGACGAAGACCGCTCCAAAAAGGCCGTCGCAGCAGCGAGTCTCTACGCTGGCGCGCTTATCGCGGGCGAAGAACGCTCGCAGACCGCCGTCGCGGAGACGATGGACGTATCGCGGCTCAGCATCCAACAGCGGTGGAAAGACCTGCTCCGCGAGGCCGGATTCCGCCCGCCGAGTTGGTGA
- a CDS encoding mechanosensitive ion channel domain-containing protein yields MSVPIQSDNGIVDQLIQAVGLRFVGVLIILVFGLILAYTAGTLVQRLLVRIGVPDAIEGTAFERTARDFETSTVEIISWLTRYFVLGASLLAALSFAGVNYADRFWLVTAGILPQLFVAILVLIVGVVIGDKVELLVTERFRGVKLPQVNIIPSLAKYTIFFLASLVALSQIGVATLALIVLLASYMLALIVLSAVAFRDLLRSGAAGTYLLFTQPYSIGDEIVVGQIRGVVQEFDMFVTHVESEDEVFIIPNARVFEDGVGRVR; encoded by the coding sequence ATGTCGGTCCCTATTCAGTCAGACAACGGTATCGTCGACCAACTCATCCAGGCCGTGGGGCTTCGATTCGTGGGCGTCCTCATCATCTTGGTCTTCGGGTTGATTCTCGCCTATACGGCGGGGACGCTTGTCCAGCGACTCCTCGTTCGAATCGGCGTTCCGGACGCCATCGAAGGAACTGCCTTCGAACGGACCGCTCGGGACTTCGAGACTTCGACAGTCGAAATCATCTCGTGGCTCACCCGATATTTCGTCCTCGGTGCCTCACTTCTCGCCGCGCTTTCTTTTGCCGGTGTCAATTATGCCGACCGTTTCTGGCTCGTCACCGCAGGCATCCTCCCGCAGTTGTTCGTCGCTATCTTAGTGCTCATCGTCGGTGTCGTCATCGGCGACAAAGTCGAACTCCTCGTCACCGAACGGTTTCGGGGAGTAAAGCTTCCACAGGTTAACATCATCCCGTCGCTCGCGAAGTACACGATCTTCTTCCTCGCGTCGCTTGTCGCACTCTCACAGATCGGTGTCGCTACGCTCGCGCTTATCGTCCTCCTCGCATCGTATATGCTGGCTCTCATCGTTCTCAGCGCTGTCGCGTTTCGTGACCTCCTCAGGTCCGGTGCCGCTGGGACGTATCTGCTTTTCACCCAACCGTACAGCATCGGCGACGAGATTGTCGTCGGCCAGATTCGCGGTGTCGTTCAGGAATTCGATATGTTCGTCACTCACGTCGAATCCGAAGATGAGGTGTTCATCATCCCCAACGCTCGCGTGTTCGAGGATGGTGTCGGAAGGGTTAGATAA
- the dacZ gene encoding diadenylate cyclase: protein MAALSELLGDLVADVDGLFLFTPSHSHYERFDEADVPTVVIAPENTLEAETFVELPLQFQNVKDRIRFGVEGAMEQSIVEAGDTIACNVGIFDGDPDSIVRVRVEENMRSGIYDLFANSRADPGVIRDVFEVAIELGKKGQKGEPVGALFVVGDAGKVMNKSRPLSYNPFEKSHVYVGDPIVNVMLKEFSRLDGAFVISDSGKIVSAYRYLEPSAEGVDIPKGLGARHMAGGAITRDTNATAIVLSESDGLVRAFKGGKMILEIDPEAY from the coding sequence ATGGCGGCGCTATCCGAATTATTGGGTGACCTCGTGGCAGATGTCGACGGGCTATTCCTCTTCACGCCGAGCCACTCGCACTACGAGCGGTTCGACGAGGCTGATGTCCCGACGGTCGTCATCGCTCCTGAGAACACGCTCGAAGCCGAGACGTTCGTGGAACTCCCGCTTCAGTTCCAGAACGTCAAAGACCGCATTCGCTTCGGTGTCGAAGGTGCGATGGAACAGAGTATCGTCGAGGCAGGTGACACTATCGCCTGTAACGTTGGCATCTTCGACGGCGACCCGGACTCAATTGTCAGAGTTCGCGTCGAAGAGAACATGCGTTCGGGCATCTACGACCTCTTCGCGAATTCACGGGCCGACCCCGGCGTCATCCGCGACGTGTTCGAAGTCGCCATCGAACTGGGCAAGAAGGGACAGAAGGGTGAACCCGTCGGCGCACTGTTTGTCGTCGGCGACGCGGGCAAGGTGATGAACAAGTCCCGTCCGCTCTCGTACAACCCGTTCGAGAAATCCCACGTCTACGTCGGCGACCCGATTGTGAACGTGATGCTCAAGGAGTTCTCGCGGCTTGACGGCGCGTTCGTCATCTCTGACTCGGGGAAAATCGTCTCCGCGTACCGCTACCTCGAACCCTCGGCGGAGGGCGTCGACATCCCGAAAGGCCTCGGCGCACGCCACATGGCCGGTGGTGCCATCACCCGCGATACCAACGCCACAGCAATCGTCCTCTCGGAGTCTGACGGTCTCGTTCGCGCGTTTAAGGGTGGCAAAATGATTCTCGAAATCGACCCGGAGGCCTACTGA
- a CDS encoding ATP-binding protein, which produces MEDTDPELYREAFRSADIPMLIADTNFAFRDINDAGLDFLGYEFDDIIGESVGLIAADEEVYYEIVEQMISGETWSGEFMARRKDQQVVYGQGFATPMVVSGDVEGILAFFVDTTKQRHYENASEVLNRLLRHDLRNELNVIYGYTQQVASRLDDEKALEELELVQEKVLDIVHKSERARDLREHLERSHDVSNHPVKLDVVLNNKIVDTMIEFPDAEFEFGPFPQVEVIADDLLGEAIECVLENAVTHNDKETPQVEISVKRDGGHVIVRIADNGPGVPEEQRDLIFGREEYDQLHHGTGISLFFADNVISSYNGTIWVEDNDDEGAVFCIRLQEPTAID; this is translated from the coding sequence ATGGAGGATACCGACCCGGAACTGTACCGTGAGGCTTTCCGAAGCGCGGACATCCCCATGTTGATTGCAGACACGAACTTCGCTTTCCGGGATATCAATGACGCCGGTCTCGACTTCCTCGGCTACGAGTTCGACGATATCATCGGTGAATCCGTCGGACTCATCGCTGCCGACGAGGAGGTGTACTACGAAATCGTCGAGCAGATGATTTCCGGTGAGACGTGGTCCGGCGAGTTCATGGCACGACGGAAAGACCAGCAGGTCGTCTACGGACAGGGCTTTGCGACGCCCATGGTCGTCAGCGGCGACGTTGAAGGTATCCTCGCGTTCTTCGTAGACACGACAAAACAACGACATTACGAGAACGCCTCCGAGGTGCTGAACCGCCTGCTCCGACACGACCTCCGGAACGAACTCAATGTCATCTACGGTTACACCCAACAGGTCGCCAGCCGACTCGACGACGAGAAGGCGCTCGAAGAACTCGAACTCGTCCAAGAGAAAGTCCTCGACATCGTCCACAAGTCAGAACGGGCGCGCGACCTCCGCGAGCACTTAGAACGGTCTCACGACGTGTCTAATCACCCGGTCAAACTCGACGTAGTGTTGAACAACAAAATCGTCGACACCATGATCGAATTTCCGGACGCCGAGTTCGAATTCGGACCGTTCCCCCAGGTCGAGGTCATCGCCGACGACCTCCTCGGGGAAGCAATCGAGTGCGTCCTCGAAAATGCAGTCACGCACAACGACAAAGAGACGCCACAAGTCGAAATTTCGGTCAAGCGCGACGGTGGCCACGTCATCGTCCGTATCGCAGACAACGGGCCGGGGGTCCCAGAAGAACAGCGTGACCTTATCTTCGGTCGTGAGGAGTACGACCAACTCCATCACGGGACGGGTATCAGCCTCTTTTTCGCCGACAACGTCATCTCGTCGTACAACGGCACCATTTGGGTCGAAGACAACGATGACGAAGGCGCCGTATTCTGTATCCGACTTCAGGAACCGACAGCTATCGACTGA
- a CDS encoding fibrillarin-like rRNA/tRNA 2'-O-methyltransferase, with protein sequence MSDEQAEELPAGVERRTFDGRERLSTRGEPVYGEPVDSDGWRAWDAGRSKLGAMLELDMDTGLVGGETVLYLGAASGTTVSHVADFAGPTYAVEFAPRPVRDLVGVAEDRDNLFPLLKDARDPESYAHVVESGIDCLVMDVATRGQATVAVRNRQFLADDGRLLMAVKARSEDVTADPDDVFDDVLDELESAYEILETGRLDRFHADHLGIVARPE encoded by the coding sequence ATGAGCGACGAGCAAGCTGAGGAGCTTCCGGCTGGCGTCGAGCGCCGGACCTTCGACGGCCGTGAACGACTCTCGACGCGGGGCGAACCGGTTTACGGCGAGCCGGTCGATTCCGACGGTTGGCGCGCGTGGGACGCCGGTCGGTCGAAACTCGGCGCGATGCTCGAACTCGACATGGACACGGGTCTCGTCGGCGGTGAGACGGTGCTCTATCTCGGTGCCGCGTCGGGGACGACGGTTTCGCACGTCGCCGACTTCGCCGGGCCGACGTACGCAGTCGAGTTCGCGCCTCGTCCGGTTCGCGACCTCGTCGGCGTCGCCGAAGACCGGGACAATCTCTTCCCGCTTCTCAAGGACGCGCGCGACCCGGAATCCTACGCACACGTCGTCGAATCCGGCATCGATTGCCTCGTCATGGACGTGGCGACCCGCGGACAGGCCACCGTCGCCGTCCGCAACCGTCAGTTCCTCGCTGACGACGGGCGGCTCTTGATGGCCGTCAAAGCCCGGAGTGAAGACGTGACCGCCGACCCCGACGACGTGTTCGACGACGTCCTCGACGAACTCGAATCAGCCTACGAAATCCTCGAAACCGGGCGCCTCGACCGATTCCACGCGGACCACCTCGGTATCGTTGCACGGCCGGAGTGA
- a CDS encoding rubrerythrin-like domain-containing protein — translation MERASYVCRECQTTVSAASYRATCPQCSGELRPASVTGHRQAGD, via the coding sequence ATGGAACGGGCATCGTACGTCTGTCGTGAGTGTCAAACGACCGTGAGCGCCGCATCGTACCGTGCAACCTGCCCACAGTGCAGCGGCGAACTTCGACCCGCGTCGGTGACTGGTCACCGGCAGGCCGGAGATTGA
- a CDS encoding NOP5/NOP56 family protein, translated as MTDAWFAGANPDNPESGAQRIREGRTDSPEEWPAEAVEDGFAADETDYYAKLRSATLAAARDAVAERERADDVQLAHAVRAMDDAERTANELAERVVEWAGTLYENVPRGLDGVRDIAERDPSTAAEERVVSYATRAVDLLDERDQLRTFIEERAPTTAPNLAEMAGPVLAARLISLAGGLDSLAKAPSGTVQVLGAEDALFAHLKGRATSPKHGVIFTHEYVHGTRPQDRGSAARAFAGKLSIAARIDHYSGDYRPEIHDELAERMATIRARDEEDDQ; from the coding sequence ATGACAGACGCATGGTTCGCCGGCGCGAACCCTGACAACCCCGAATCGGGGGCACAGCGCATCCGAGAGGGGCGCACCGATTCCCCCGAGGAATGGCCCGCTGAGGCCGTCGAAGACGGGTTCGCTGCCGACGAGACCGACTACTACGCCAAACTCCGTTCGGCGACGCTCGCTGCCGCCCGCGACGCAGTGGCCGAGCGCGAGCGCGCCGACGACGTGCAACTCGCCCACGCGGTGCGCGCGATGGACGACGCTGAACGAACTGCCAACGAACTCGCCGAACGCGTCGTCGAATGGGCGGGAACGCTCTACGAAAATGTCCCGCGCGGCCTCGACGGCGTCCGCGACATCGCCGAGCGCGACCCATCGACGGCGGCCGAAGAGCGCGTTGTCTCCTATGCGACCCGCGCCGTCGACCTCCTCGACGAACGTGACCAACTCCGTACGTTCATCGAAGAACGTGCACCCACGACCGCACCGAACCTCGCCGAGATGGCCGGTCCAGTTCTCGCGGCGCGTCTCATCTCGCTGGCTGGCGGCCTCGACAGCCTCGCCAAAGCGCCCAGCGGCACCGTGCAGGTGCTCGGTGCCGAAGACGCACTGTTTGCACACCTGAAGGGCCGAGCTACATCGCCCAAACACGGCGTCATCTTCACCCACGAGTACGTCCACGGGACGCGCCCACAGGACCGCGGGTCGGCCGCCCGCGCGTTCGCCGGAAAACTCTCCATTGCGGCCCGTATCGACCACTACTCAGGGGATTATCGTCCAGAGATTCACGACGAACTCGCCGAGCGCATGGCGACGATTCGCGCCCGCGACGAGGAGGATGACCAATGA